DNA sequence from the Oncorhynchus clarkii lewisi isolate Uvic-CL-2024 chromosome 24, UVic_Ocla_1.0, whole genome shotgun sequence genome:
CCaagataacatacgcactatacacacacgtacacatggattttgtgttgtcgaaatgtggtagtggagtatgggcctgagggtacacagtgtgttgtgagttctgtaatgaatgtactgtaatgttttttaaatatagctgccttaattttgccggaccccaggaagagctaatgaggatccataataaacacaaaaGTCACTACTTTCACCTCTGATTTGTAGCACCCACCTAGCCTGAAATACAAAACCTATtttgctaacattccactccttgtactcCATGTCATGTTTAGCATGACAAGGAGTGGAACGATAACTCAAAccgactggtacccaggctagaaaaaaaaacatttttcaccGGAGTCCTCACCACTCATCAGCTATGCCAGTGATCTTTTGGGACTAGAGGGGACACAGCTGCTTTGCCAGAGGGGAAGTCCTCTGGGTCCTAGCTGCTTAGTAACCAGCACAGTCCCACAGCAGGTGATGCTGGCCATTAACGTGAACATGGGCACAGTACATTCATAATAGATGAGTGTGGCCGAACAACAACTATGGATTCTATACCAGTATAGGTTAGTCTCCTGTGGAATTAATGTAGGCTAGGCTATACAAAAGGGCACAACGCTGGTATTTTTTGAGTTCCAATGGAATCGGGTCACAAATCATTGACATTGATACAATTTCACCTTGACGTCGCTCTCATCCTGCTACCTATCACACTCTTCAGGAGAAAAATAACAGAAGAGTGGCATGGTGCCACTAAGTTAGCCTAGGTAGGTACACtacgtgaccaaaagtatgtggacacctgctcgtcgaacatctcattccaaaaacatggccattaatatggagttggtccccccctttgctgctataactgaAACCCttcccactcttctgggaagggtttccacttgatgttggaacattgccgcggggacttgcttccattcagccacaagagcattagtgacgtCGGGCactgcagtcggcgttccaattcatcccaaaggtgttcgatggggttgtagTTAGGActctgtgcaggacagtcaagttcCCCCACAGCGATCTCAACAAAATATTTTCTACATGAACCTCGTTttgagcattgtcatgctgaaacaggaaagggccttccccaaactgttgccacaaagatggaagcacagaatcatatagaatgtcattgtatgctgtagcgttaagatttttcTTCCTTCGAACTAAGGGaagcttgttggaaaggtggcatcttatgacggtgccccattgaaagtccctgagctcttcagtaaggtccttctactgaaaatgtttgtctatggagattgcatggcggtgtgctagattttatacacctgtcagcaagggGTGTGGCCGAAATAGAcagatccactaatttgaaggggtgtccacatacttttgtatgtatagtgtatatgGATTTCATTGATTTCATTTGCGCAATTGACATATCTTGCCATTTGGATCAGAGCCAGAGGGCATAGGCCTACTACAATCATGTTGTTGATTATAGATTTTAAAACCATAGATTTGTAGAATAGATTTAGCCTCTACCTGGGACATATTCCATACATAGTCATTTAATCTCCGGGTTATAAATGTGGGGGTACTTTTTTAGTTTTTATTTTCAGTTTTATTTTCAGTTTCTTTTACACAAATACACCGTGAGCAGATTGAAATGCGCTCGTGGTGCAGGAACACTGCACGACTCCTCTCTTTCCCACAATTCACCACGCGCGATCCTTGCTCGCTGTCTGTGGTGCTGAAGCGGCGCGTGCTGGGGACTGGAGCACAAACATACAATCGAGGTATCCTCTCGCGGGATGGTCAGAGGAGCTACGAAGTAGATAGAAGAAGAGTGTTTTGCAATTCAGGAATCCAAGCCAATTATTTGTGATTTTTCATATACAATACAATTTACAGTAGTCTGAATTTGGGTAAGCTGTTTTGATAGCATATAGCCTATTTGCGCTGTACATGTTAGGTTTTttacacagcctctctctctaaattATTTCGCTCTCATCTTTCGTGTTGTTGCCTGCCCGTGTCAGGCGTTCTTTATGCACAGCAAGCTGCTCCAGTTCTCTCCGAGAAAATAGATATTCACGTCGGAACAGCATGGCCCGGTCCAGTCGCACCCACTGAGAGAGATGGAAGCCAAGCAGCACTCCCTAAAGAGCCTGAAGAGCTACCCAGAGGCGGGGGGCCGGAGCCTGGCGGCGGCCGCGGGAGACGTCGGtgttggaggtggtggaggagggtgtCGTGCCGGCTCGGCACAGATGGAGATGGAGGCAAACATACAGAAAGCCATTGACTTCAAGGTGGAGGGCCACCGTTGCTACAAGGAGAAGAAATTCCGGGAAGCGATAGGGAAGTACCACCGGGCTCTGCTGCAGCTGAAAGGGGTGCATTTAGTGGATGGAACCACGGGCTCCGAGGTCAACCTCCTGAGCCAAGCCTCGGTCAAACTGACGGAGGAGCAGCGGAGAACTGTGGAGATCACGGAGATCGAGTGCTACGACAGCCTGACAGGTGAGTAGCTAGCCTAGTCGGTGTTTTTTGCTCGTGTTTTTTGCTCGGCATCGCGCGGCCACGCAACGGAGGAGACCCCGGCTCTTGAGGGGCTTGAGCCTGGAAAGCTCGTTTTCTGAGATTGAACCACGGCTGCCATTGTTCGTTTCGGTTCACGGGGTTAGGAAGGAACGAGTTTAGACAATTAGCCAGTGTCAAGCATAATTTCCGCTGCTGTCAAGCCTGTATGGGCATAAATTAATCAGATTTGGCTTAATAATACATTAATAGTTTGCGCTTTTGACAATGGACAGCGCCAAATCTCggtctttcttattggtctattaacgaATTTACCACCTGGGGATGTCACTAGGCAggtcaaaactccatcccacaaaaacaggctgaaatttcagtctGTCTTTTCGAACAGGTCTtatactaaaagggcattatcattttcacaatttcacagtattattcctacatagtgtggaaatatatatatatatatatatatatatatatatatataaacacaggaAAATTGCATTTTTCACTGCACTGATTAATGAATCCTATATTAGTAACTGGCACAATGGTTAATTATAATATCTTATCATTTGTGTGCTAGACTCGGTTTTTCCTCGAGCCATGTCTTCCTCCTGTGATTCTTATCAAGGTTCCCCCCCCACTGTCTTGTCTCTCTTTGTTGTGCTCCATTCAAGTTTATTTTTGCTTCTCTTGattcaaaccccccccccccagttaatTCCTTTGATAGCCCCGGGGGGAAACCAGTGATTGGATGTTGATCAACTGTTAATGTAGTCAGTGGAACGGGCTGTATTAGCAGGAGTGTACATCCTGTGGAAAAgggacacaaatacacacagtgGGAGCCTGGGGGTTATATGCTGCCATATCATCCAACACATGATGTCTCTCCCACAGTGCAGCTGTGTTGTTGCAAAAACAGTTCACATGCTCTGAGGTGGGAAAAACATGGCGTGGACCATCCCAGTTTTACAGGTGAAATCCGTCTACATGGATCCTTAAATGACTTCACACACATACAAGTAATACGCcactatggctgcgtttacacaggcagcccaattctgatattttaccCAATTATTGACGAAAGAGCCGATCTGATCCGTCAAAGGACCAAttagtgagaaaaaaaatatcggaattgggctgcctgtgtaaacgcagccaatgAATTGCAACCTACAACAATATGTCTAGTTAAGAGTACTTGACAATATTAGGAGTCCTTTCTGGTCAGCATCGTCATGTCTGGTCATCAAGTTTAATCGGTCTATCAAACCAAGCACAAGTGTCAGTTAAACAGGCtatgtatgtgtaatgtaatTAGAAAAGATAAACTCATATCATACTCGGATAAACATAATATCTCTAACAAGGAGATTTGAGTAAAGCTGAGCTTACATGTATTTGTTTCTGGTAATTCTTTGAGTAAGAAATAGGATCGTCTGTTCAACAGATGTGAGCGTAAGAGATTGTCTCCTGGCAGATAATCTATGAAACAGACGAGATTTGATTCGAACAAATACAGTAGTCTGTCTGGCAGATGTGAGTTGGCCTATAGGGGATTAGATGTGTCTGTGGGTCTAATGATGACCGTATTAAATATTGTTCACCACTGCGACAGTAGTCCGTCCACATGGGAGCATGGCTAAGATGTTCCCTAATTGCATTGTGAAATCTATTTGGTGAGTGATATGCCATGGTCTCTTTTATGGTGCCTGTCTTATACATTTTGTTGACCATATCTTTGGAGATTTAGCCCCCTATTATTCAGAGGAATCTCTTGATTCAGCGGTGACATTTTCCGTACAAGATATTCTAACAAACAGTTAACATGAAAACATAGAATGGTTAAAGGCGGGATGGGTTGCTGTGGTGCTAGgttgtgtctctctgtcctgGCTCCGCTGGGTCCTGGGCTCAGCTGGTGTGACAGGCTGAAGGTCGACTCTCTCTGCCCCCCGTCTGATGGCCCTCTGTCTGGGCCCTGTCGGGAAGATACCCTGGCGTGCAGGAGAAATGGAGACGGAGGTaaggggatggaaagagagggagagtaaaagagcgagggagagagagagagaacaagtgaggaagaaagagaaaaggAAGAGGGACAGCGAGGCAGACACTGGGCCCTTCCCTGTTGTTATTATCGTGTCCGTCACCTCATTCTGCTCTCAATTCTCACAATAACACAGTTCACAGTAACAGCAATGATAATGCATTTGGTCGTAGCCCACATCCTCTCAGTGGTGTGTGTTTTTCAGATCATGTATTTGTGATTATTTCTATTTGATTTAAGAATGAATAGAAATACATGTACATTGCGTACATATTTCACAAGACTGGAGACCCTTTCCACCCTACCAACAGTCTGGTCACCCAGAGTCCTGCTGGACAGAAGGTGGCCCCTGTGGTGTTGAGTGAGGCAGTGTTTTGATTGGCCAACTGTCTTCGTCTCTGACGCATGATACAGGTGCAACAGAGCGAACAGCCTCACCTCCAGCTCGTCTGTGCGCGTGCGTGCACGTGTGATTCTGTTTGTCTCAGCAATCGCAGCTCTGAAGAACAGCAGCTAACCAAGGGGGTATCTGATATGGAGGAAGGTGGAGGGTACACAGATTGCTTCTCACCCTGCCATTCTCACAGTGCCCATACTGACATTGCTGTGTTATGTCTGTTCTTTTTGAGTAGGGATGTGCGAGCTTATggcgtgcgcgcgcgtgcgtgcttGACTTCGTCGTGACAAGGACAGGCTTTGCCTTCCCATTGTGTGTCTCGTCACGGCACCTTTTTTAAATGACATGGCTACCCGACAAATGCGGCCCAGAGGTTTTCACTACGTGCAGCGATTTTGCCGCCAGCAT
Encoded proteins:
- the LOC139383114 gene encoding tetratricopeptide repeat protein 9B-like, which translates into the protein MEAKQHSLKSLKSYPEAGGRSLAAAAGDVGVGGGGGGCRAGSAQMEMEANIQKAIDFKVEGHRCYKEKKFREAIGKYHRALLQLKGVHLVDGTTGSEVNLLSQASVKLTEEQRRTVEITEIECYDSLTACLLQSELVNYERVKEYCLKVLGHQRDHFKAMYRAGIACYHLGDYDCALRYLRDAKHREPSDTNVLRYIQLTEMKMSREGQRERESGKEALG